The nucleotide window GGCGACCCAGCCGCTCGGCTGGTTCAAAAAACCGATCACCAAGCTTACCGATTTCAAGGGAATGAAGTTCCGCACCGTCGGCATTTCCATTGACGTTTTTAACGGTCTGGGCGCGGCGGTCAATGCGCTCCCCGGTGGCGAGATTGTTCCGGCCCTGGATCGCGGCCTGCTGGATGGGGCGGAGTTCAACAACGCCTCTTCCGACCGTCTCCTCGGTTTCCCCGATGTTTCGAAGGTTTGCATGCTCCAGAGCTACCATCAGAACGCCGAGAGTTTCGAGATTCTCTTCAACAAGACCAAGTTCGACGCCCTGCCCGACAAGATGAAGGCGATCATCGAAAACGCCGTCGAGGCGGCTTCGGCAGATATGTGGTGGAAGTCATGCGATCGTTACTCACAGGATTACCTTGAGTTGCAGACCAAGGACAAGGTAAAGTTCTACAAAACCCCCGACTCGATCCTGAGGACGGAGCTTACCTCCTATGATGCGGCGGCGGCGAAGAAGGCGGCCGGAAATCAGATGTTCAAGGATATAGAGGCGTCGCAGAAGAAATTCGCCGCACGCGTGGTGAAGTGGGATATGGACACCAATGTCAATCGGCGCATGGCATATAACCACTATTTCGGCAAAAAGGCTGCTGCTCCCAAGGCGGCAACGAAGAAGTAACCAGTTTTTACTGACAACGGCCGGCCGTCCGGGAGTGATCCGGATAGCCGGCTTTTGATAAAGGTGTGACTATGCAGAAAATTTTGCTTACCGTTGACAAAATCAGCACCTTTGTCGGGAAAATCTTCGCCTGGCTCATTGTGTCGCTCACGGTGCTTATCACCTGGGAGGTGTTCTCCCGCTATGCCCTTGACCAACCGCACGATTGGGCTTTCGACGGGATGATCCAGATGTACGGGATGCTTTTCATGATGGCGGGCGCCTACACCCTCGCGAAGAACGGCCACGTCCGGGGCGATGTCCTCTACGGCTTCTTCCCGCCGCGCGTACAGGCCGG belongs to Syntrophobacterales bacterium and includes:
- a CDS encoding twin-arginine translocation signal domain-containing protein, with the protein product MKKKELNKEAKATGVSRRNFLTTAAAVTAGAATLGFPSILKAQGPINMRWQSTWPTKDIFHEYALDYAKKVNDMTGGDLKIEVLPAGSVVPAFNLLDAVSKGTLDGGHGVMVYHYGKQNALALWGSGPAFGMDANMLLAWNKYGGGKELAAKLYASLGANVVSFPYGPMATQPLGWFKKPITKLTDFKGMKFRTVGISIDVFNGLGAAVNALPGGEIVPALDRGLLDGAEFNNASSDRLLGFPDVSKVCMLQSYHQNAESFEILFNKTKFDALPDKMKAIIENAVEAASADMWWKSCDRYSQDYLELQTKDKVKFYKTPDSILRTELTSYDAAAAKKAAGNQMFKDIEASQKKFAARVVKWDMDTNVNRRMAYNHYFGKKAAAPKAATKK